Proteins found in one Bordetella genomosp. 9 genomic segment:
- a CDS encoding GntR family transcriptional regulator, with protein sequence MNSRQADLNLVQPRSLADQIHAEVLRLIAAGAFQPGMAIGIAELARRCGVSQTPVREALARLAAEGQLSFTRNIGYRLPEAPTMKQYTDWAIARVVVESNALLYILGPIDTRLLDEAQKINEQIRASEFGTTAAGIRKFSELNWRFHAALIGLARNDMLADVHARLYASPQFSRIFLGRGVTNQAEVVAEHERVLAGLRMGDRRAAADALRDHIVDSLERDARLSHLSGSIRRALRGEPPVDDPDPAGRS encoded by the coding sequence ATGAACAGCCGCCAGGCCGACTTGAATCTCGTGCAGCCCCGCAGCCTGGCCGACCAGATCCATGCGGAAGTGCTGCGGCTCATCGCCGCGGGCGCGTTCCAGCCGGGCATGGCCATCGGCATCGCCGAACTGGCGCGGCGCTGCGGCGTCAGCCAGACGCCGGTGCGCGAGGCCCTGGCGCGGCTGGCGGCGGAAGGGCAATTGAGCTTCACCCGCAACATCGGCTACCGGCTGCCCGAAGCGCCCACCATGAAGCAATACACCGACTGGGCCATCGCGCGCGTCGTGGTGGAATCCAATGCGCTGCTGTATATCCTGGGGCCCATCGACACCCGGCTGCTGGATGAAGCGCAGAAGATCAACGAACAGATCCGCGCATCGGAGTTCGGCACCACGGCCGCCGGCATCAGGAAGTTCAGCGAACTGAACTGGCGCTTCCATGCCGCGCTGATCGGACTGGCGCGCAACGACATGCTCGCCGACGTGCACGCGCGTCTTTATGCGTCGCCCCAGTTCTCGCGCATCTTTCTCGGGCGCGGCGTCACGAACCAGGCCGAGGTCGTGGCGGAACACGAACGCGTGCTGGCGGGCCTGCGCATGGGCGACCGCCGCGCCGCGGCCGACGCCTTGCGCGACCATATCGTAGACAGCCTGGAGCGCGACGCGCGGCTTTCGCATCTGTCGGGGTCGATCCGTCGCGCGCTGCGCGGCGAGCCGCCCGTGGACGATCCGGACCCGGCCGGCAGAAGCTGA
- a CDS encoding Bug family tripartite tricarboxylate transporter substrate binding protein, with translation MNRRTSLLAGAACIMGAMSPALAQTYPDHPITLVVGFPPGGGVDLVARPLAERLSKQLGQPVIVENRGGAAGNIAMDYVARARPDGYTLMIGNLGMLSANPLLYPNLNFNVAKSFAPVARLVVTPLLAAVPAKLPVTSMKQFVDLAKQEPGKMFFGSGGTGNINHLAVELLKMQTGAQITHVPYKGSAPALTALVADEVQLVVDGLNILLPQVKGGMARALAVTGEKRAPALPDVPTMKEAGFPGMTVYGWQGLFVPAGTPQAIVDKLTGEVEKALTDPALAQRLSEQGTDPAFQNAADFQNYITAEQERWGKVIKTANIKVE, from the coding sequence ATGAACCGACGGACATCCTTATTGGCCGGCGCGGCCTGCATCATGGGCGCGATGTCGCCCGCCCTGGCGCAGACTTATCCGGACCATCCCATTACATTGGTCGTCGGGTTCCCGCCCGGGGGCGGTGTGGACCTCGTGGCTCGACCCCTGGCGGAGCGCCTGTCCAAGCAGCTGGGCCAGCCCGTCATCGTCGAGAACCGGGGCGGCGCGGCCGGCAACATTGCCATGGACTATGTCGCGCGCGCCCGTCCCGACGGGTACACGCTGATGATAGGCAACCTGGGCATGCTCAGCGCGAACCCCTTGCTCTATCCCAATCTGAACTTCAACGTCGCGAAGAGCTTCGCTCCGGTCGCGCGCCTGGTCGTCACGCCGCTGCTGGCCGCCGTGCCCGCGAAACTGCCCGTCACCAGCATGAAGCAGTTCGTGGACCTGGCAAAGCAGGAGCCGGGCAAGATGTTCTTCGGCTCCGGCGGCACCGGCAACATCAACCACCTGGCCGTCGAACTGCTCAAGATGCAGACCGGCGCGCAGATCACGCATGTGCCCTATAAGGGCAGCGCGCCGGCCTTGACCGCCCTGGTCGCGGATGAGGTGCAACTGGTGGTCGACGGCTTGAATATCCTGCTGCCCCAGGTGAAGGGCGGCATGGCGCGGGCGCTGGCCGTCACGGGGGAAAAGCGCGCGCCGGCTTTGCCCGATGTGCCGACCATGAAAGAGGCCGGCTTTCCCGGCATGACGGTCTACGGCTGGCAGGGCCTGTTCGTCCCCGCCGGCACGCCGCAAGCCATCGTCGACAAGCTGACCGGCGAAGTGGAAAAGGCGCTCACGGATCCCGCGCTCGCCCAACGCCTGTCGGAGCAGGGCACCGACCCGGCTTTCCAGAACGCGGCGGATTTCCAGAATTACATCACCGCCGAGCAGGAGCGCTGGGGGAAGGTGATCAAGACCGCGAACATCAAGGTGGAATAG
- a CDS encoding MFS transporter — MPRSDSHAALLWIVAAGFFMQTLDTTIVNTALPAIATDLGVPPLTLKPVVVAYMITMAMIMPASGWLADRFGSRKVYFFAILAFVLGSFLCACSATPTQLVMARVIQGAGASMLLPVGRLTVLRTVPPSQFISSLAFIAIGGQIGPIFGPVLGGVFVEMLSWHWIFLINVPVGLVGMWAVRRHMPPQVREDTPRFDFIGCLLLATWLVAFSTALDVPADDNKAAWAIGLLALSVLAALGYYLHARGRSNPLFPLSLFRVRNYTVGIAGNLVGRIGAAAVPFLLPLMMQLGMGYTPLHSGLMLVPVAAAGAISKSWVSPLIKRYGYPRFLVANTLFVGFWILSFALFSRDWPLWLQIVQLAAFGLGNSMQYSAMNSVTLTSLSPQQAGPGNSLFSMFQMVAMGLGVTVGGGLVSLLAGPERHLQPAFMWSFVCVGLITWLSALVWRQLADARVPGERPQAKAA, encoded by the coding sequence ATGCCCCGATCCGATTCCCACGCCGCTTTACTCTGGATCGTCGCCGCCGGCTTTTTCATGCAGACGCTGGATACCACCATCGTCAATACCGCCCTGCCGGCCATCGCCACGGACCTGGGCGTTCCGCCGCTGACCCTGAAGCCCGTGGTCGTCGCCTACATGATCACCATGGCGATGATCATGCCCGCATCGGGCTGGCTGGCGGACCGCTTCGGCAGCCGCAAGGTGTACTTCTTCGCCATCCTGGCGTTCGTGCTGGGATCGTTCCTGTGCGCCTGCTCAGCCACACCCACGCAGTTGGTGATGGCGCGGGTGATACAGGGCGCCGGCGCGTCCATGCTGCTGCCCGTGGGCCGGCTGACGGTGCTGCGCACGGTGCCGCCCAGCCAGTTCATTTCATCACTGGCGTTCATCGCCATAGGCGGGCAGATCGGGCCGATCTTCGGGCCGGTCCTGGGCGGCGTCTTCGTGGAAATGCTCAGCTGGCACTGGATCTTCCTGATCAACGTGCCCGTCGGCCTGGTCGGCATGTGGGCCGTCCGCCGCCATATGCCGCCGCAAGTGCGCGAGGACACGCCGCGCTTCGACTTCATTGGCTGCCTGCTGCTGGCGACCTGGCTGGTGGCGTTTTCCACGGCGCTGGATGTTCCGGCCGACGACAACAAGGCCGCCTGGGCCATCGGCCTGCTCGCGCTCAGCGTGCTGGCGGCCCTGGGCTACTACCTGCACGCGCGCGGCCGCAGCAATCCCCTGTTCCCGCTGAGCCTGTTTCGCGTGCGGAACTACACCGTCGGCATCGCCGGGAACCTGGTTGGCCGGATCGGCGCGGCGGCGGTCCCGTTCCTGCTGCCCTTGATGATGCAGCTGGGCATGGGCTACACACCGCTGCACTCGGGCCTGATGCTGGTCCCCGTGGCCGCCGCCGGCGCGATATCGAAGTCCTGGGTCTCGCCCTTGATCAAGCGCTACGGCTATCCGCGCTTCCTGGTCGCCAATACGCTGTTCGTCGGATTCTGGATCCTTTCCTTCGCCCTGTTCTCGCGCGACTGGCCGCTGTGGCTGCAGATCGTGCAGCTGGCCGCCTTCGGCCTGGGCAACTCCATGCAGTACTCGGCGATGAACAGCGTCACGCTGACGTCGCTGAGCCCGCAGCAGGCGGGCCCGGGCAACAGCCTGTTCTCGATGTTCCAGATGGTGGCGATGGGCCTGGGCGTGACGGTGGGCGGCGGCCTGGTGTCGCTGCTGGCGGGACCGGAGCGCCACCTGCAGCCCGCGTTCATGTGGTCCTTCGTGTGCGTGGGCCTGATCACCTGGCTGTCGGCGCTGGTGTGGCGGCAACTGGCCGACGCCCGCGTGCCCGGCGAACGGCCGCAGGCCAAGGCGGCGTGA
- a CDS encoding sulfatase: MKVVFLLFDSLNRHALSCYGKAAVPTPNFDRLAARSVTFDSHFVGSLPCLPARRDIQTGRLNFLHRGWGPLEPFDHSLAGMLRDSGVYTHLITDHYHYFEDGGAGFHGRYSSWEFIRGQEKDKWRPALNPNAGAYAERYHERMHDFSEDINSKLPYFVNREYLESRGDFPMAQCFESANEFLRDHHADQPWLLHLECFDPHEPFFAPEQFLRDFPEALGGKIFDWPAYGRVDIDPALLKTLRANYHALVQACDHYLGTLLDTFDQLDLWKDTWLIMSTDHGLLLGEKEYLGKNRPPFFNEVAHIPLTISAPPASGIQPRHEAALTQTIDLMPTMLDIFQQPIPAEVTGHSLLPVMRDGKPVRAAEGAAPGAIYGQFGAAINYTDGRYTYFLYPAVPFETDLFQYTLMPAHMRTFFEAKEFEGAELVGPLPFTQGYPVMKLPMRADAKANMIRRYPLLEARTALYDLRDDPEQRHPLDAPEIEQRMRAAVAAQLRANDAPAEMLSRYGLDEVRP, from the coding sequence ATGAAGGTCGTCTTCCTGCTTTTCGACTCGCTCAACCGGCATGCGCTGTCCTGCTACGGCAAGGCCGCCGTCCCGACGCCCAATTTCGATCGCCTGGCGGCGCGCTCCGTGACCTTCGATTCCCATTTCGTCGGCAGCCTTCCCTGCCTGCCCGCGCGGCGCGACATCCAGACCGGGCGGCTGAACTTCCTGCATCGCGGCTGGGGTCCGCTGGAGCCCTTCGACCACTCACTGGCCGGCATGCTGCGCGACAGCGGTGTCTACACGCACCTGATCACCGACCACTATCACTATTTCGAAGACGGTGGCGCGGGCTTTCATGGCCGCTACTCATCCTGGGAATTCATCCGGGGCCAGGAAAAGGACAAATGGCGCCCGGCGCTGAATCCGAACGCCGGCGCCTATGCCGAGCGGTATCACGAGCGCATGCACGATTTCTCGGAAGACATCAATTCCAAGCTGCCGTATTTCGTGAACCGGGAGTACCTGGAGTCGCGCGGCGACTTTCCGATGGCGCAGTGCTTCGAATCGGCGAATGAATTCCTGCGGGATCATCATGCGGACCAGCCCTGGCTGCTGCATCTGGAATGCTTCGATCCGCATGAGCCCTTTTTCGCGCCCGAGCAGTTCCTGCGGGACTTTCCCGAGGCCCTGGGCGGCAAGATCTTCGATTGGCCCGCCTATGGACGCGTGGACATCGATCCCGCGCTCTTGAAGACGCTGCGCGCCAACTATCACGCCCTGGTGCAGGCCTGCGACCACTACCTGGGCACGCTGCTCGACACGTTCGACCAGCTGGATCTGTGGAAAGACACCTGGCTGATCATGTCCACCGACCACGGCCTGCTGCTCGGCGAAAAGGAATACCTGGGCAAGAACCGCCCGCCGTTCTTCAATGAAGTCGCGCATATCCCGCTGACGATCTCGGCGCCGCCGGCGTCGGGCATCCAGCCTCGCCATGAAGCGGCCCTGACCCAGACCATAGACCTGATGCCCACCATGCTGGACATCTTCCAGCAGCCCATTCCCGCCGAAGTCACCGGCCATAGCCTGCTGCCCGTGATGCGCGACGGCAAGCCGGTGCGTGCCGCCGAAGGCGCAGCGCCCGGCGCCATCTACGGCCAGTTCGGCGCCGCCATCAATTACACCGATGGCCGCTACACCTACTTCCTGTACCCGGCGGTGCCTTTCGAGACCGACCTGTTCCAGTACACGCTGATGCCGGCGCACATGCGCACCTTTTTCGAAGCCAAGGAGTTCGAAGGCGCGGAGCTGGTGGGGCCGTTGCCCTTCACGCAGGGCTATCCCGTCATGAAGCTGCCGATGCGGGCGGACGCCAAGGCCAACATGATCCGGCGCTATCCCTTGCTGGAAGCCAGGACCGCGCTTTACGACCTGCGCGACGATCCCGAACAGCGGCATCCGCTGGACGCGCCGGAGATCGAGCAGCGCATGCGGGCGGCGGTGGCGGCACAACTGCGCGCCAACGACGCGCCCGCGGAAATGCTGTCGCGCTACGGGCTGGATGAGGTGCGCCCATGA
- a CDS encoding alpha/beta fold hydrolase produces MTHHEHPAHGVERRLVAYRPANAKTDVQIEYAVQGDGPAVCILPSLARSGRDYDTVAAHLVDAGFKVLRPEPRGVGGSRGPMEGLDLHDFAADVAAVLDQENTGPIVIVGHAWGSQPARMLAADRPDLVCGVVMAAASAGKLPPGSTEQPYGRLRDAIDGAGDYRLPEEKRIECLRRAFFAPGSEPRVWLDGWYAEAHDAQSHARRVTPIDAYFSAGDRVPILDLQAEHDAVVVPDVMKPYLGDRVTVQTIRNAGHAMAPEQPRAMADAIAAFARHVYEAVSPTR; encoded by the coding sequence ATGACACACCACGAACACCCCGCGCACGGCGTCGAGCGCAGACTTGTCGCGTATCGACCGGCGAACGCAAAGACGGACGTCCAGATCGAATACGCCGTGCAAGGAGACGGCCCGGCCGTCTGCATCCTGCCTTCGCTGGCCCGATCCGGACGCGATTACGACACCGTCGCCGCGCATCTCGTGGATGCCGGATTCAAGGTGCTGCGTCCCGAACCGCGCGGGGTAGGCGGAAGCCGTGGTCCCATGGAAGGGCTGGACCTGCACGATTTCGCGGCCGACGTCGCGGCGGTGCTGGACCAGGAAAATACTGGGCCCATCGTGATCGTCGGCCACGCATGGGGCAGCCAGCCGGCCCGCATGCTGGCGGCAGATCGGCCGGACCTGGTGTGCGGGGTGGTCATGGCGGCCGCCTCGGCGGGAAAGTTGCCCCCGGGCTCCACCGAACAGCCGTACGGCCGGCTGCGCGATGCCATCGATGGCGCGGGAGATTACAGGCTGCCTGAAGAAAAGCGCATCGAATGCCTGCGGCGAGCATTCTTCGCGCCCGGCAGCGAGCCCCGCGTCTGGCTGGACGGCTGGTATGCCGAAGCGCACGACGCGCAAAGCCACGCGCGCCGCGTCACGCCCATCGACGCATATTTTTCAGCCGGCGACCGCGTGCCGATACTGGACCTGCAGGCCGAGCACGATGCCGTCGTGGTGCCCGATGTGATGAAACCTTATCTGGGAGACCGCGTCACGGTGCAGACCATACGCAATGCGGGGCACGCCATGGCGCCCGAGCAGCCGCGCGCCATGGCCGATGCGATCGCCGCATTCGCGCGGCACGTGTACGAGGCGGTCAGTCCAACTCGGTGA
- a CDS encoding Bug family tripartite tricarboxylate transporter substrate binding protein, with protein sequence MKLAGLVPMLAAALLAAPMAAVSQAFPDRPITVVVPYTPGGSVDTVARIVTAQLQKELGQPIIIENKPGASGMIGSEHVARSTPDGYTLLLHASSQIYLPLVDTHAKYDALKDFTPIARIGTVPLLVVTKPDDSINSLKDLQAQAQKSGNHPTWATSGYGTSSHLTEEMLNRDLKLNMQIISYRGAVPQLTDVMAGHVTAAVSPLPGVYPFVKSGKLKALAITSSTRAEKLPDVPTVAESGVPGFDFSSWYGVWGPAGMPDAIVKKLSVAIGKATQAEAARQAFDGMMFTVTDTAPSDLARVQQDEHDKISRLAKEAHIQIK encoded by the coding sequence ATGAAACTGGCTGGACTGGTTCCAATGCTGGCGGCCGCCTTGCTGGCGGCACCCATGGCCGCGGTGTCGCAGGCCTTTCCCGATCGCCCCATCACCGTCGTCGTGCCCTACACCCCTGGCGGATCGGTGGATACCGTCGCGCGTATCGTGACGGCACAACTGCAGAAGGAACTGGGCCAACCGATCATCATCGAAAACAAGCCCGGCGCATCGGGCATGATCGGCTCCGAGCACGTGGCGCGCTCCACACCGGACGGCTACACCTTGCTGCTCCACGCGTCCAGCCAGATCTACCTGCCCCTGGTCGACACCCATGCCAAGTACGACGCATTGAAGGACTTCACCCCTATCGCCCGCATCGGCACGGTCCCGCTGCTGGTAGTCACCAAGCCGGATGACTCGATCAACTCGCTGAAGGACTTGCAGGCCCAGGCGCAGAAAAGCGGCAACCATCCGACCTGGGCCACGTCAGGGTACGGCACATCCAGCCACCTCACGGAGGAAATGCTGAACCGCGACTTGAAATTGAATATGCAGATCATTTCCTATCGGGGCGCGGTGCCGCAACTGACCGACGTGATGGCGGGCCACGTGACGGCAGCGGTTTCGCCCTTGCCCGGCGTCTATCCCTTCGTGAAGTCCGGCAAGTTGAAGGCGCTGGCGATCACCAGCTCCACGCGCGCCGAGAAGCTGCCTGATGTTCCCACCGTCGCCGAAAGCGGCGTGCCGGGATTCGACTTCTCTTCCTGGTATGGCGTGTGGGGACCCGCGGGCATGCCCGACGCCATCGTCAAGAAGCTGTCTGTCGCCATCGGCAAGGCAACGCAGGCCGAAGCCGCCCGACAGGCCTTCGACGGCATGATGTTCACCGTGACGGACACCGCGCCCAGCGACCTGGCGCGGGTGCAGCAGGACGAGCACGACAAGATCTCCCGCCTCGCAAAAGAAGCACACATCCAGATCAAGTAA